The DNA segment ACTTGCCACCAGGTATGGCAAGGTAATTTCAAAGATTTTGATAAACTAAGTGCTTGAactcaaaatataaaattagtaCTGGCATACAGGTGTGGCAAAGACCAATAACAGAAGcgaaaatatatcaaatacctttaaaagttttacttctGAAGTTCTCAGATATGTTTGTTTCATAGAATCTGTTCGAAGCCAGTATAGGGTACTCTcagcaagaaaaaacaaagtgGGTATATTTTCTTCAAGTAAAGGTGCGTGATTAAGCGACATATACAAAATGTCAAAGCAATCTGCAGATAGAATTAAACCTAAGCATTACATGTACAAAATTACTAAACATTAAATGAGAATCAAAACAAACACATCTTGCCTTCTTGAATTTTTCCTTTACATTGGGCAAGGATAGCCAGCTCAGACCAAGCCAGTGGTAAATCTACATGCTTTCCTTCACCCAACGTAGAAATGCCACATCGACGCTATGTACATAAACAACAGTGTATGAGGCACAAGGGAGCTAAATATGTCCAAGTTTAACttagtttatttttaccaCTAATTGTGTGGTAAAAATGAGGTGCTAATTGGTGCTATAGCGCAAATGAAAGACATGTTCACATAAAATGGTCCCATAATGATAGCAGGTAAGCATAGCCAGTAAATCTATGAAACACAACCAAACCGAATCAAAGTGCACCTTGTACATACCATTTCCTATCGTATATGTGAACATCAAAAATGACATCGTTTTAAACACTATGTACATGTAACTActgtaaattttttgtcatGGTCAGGGCCACCTTAGGCTGATGTAAGTGCTGCACCTTTTTTAAACCTAATATTTGTCGGGGCCCAGCACTACTTGACACTACTGGTATGAAAAATGAGCAGTTTGAATTTTATTATGTTCAAATTTCAGTTCAATTTCAtactttttaaattgttgcacATTTCAAATATGTTGCCATACGCAAATTTCAATTGCCAATCGGTGATCAGCTATAAGTTGGCTATGTTTGGAAAGTAAATCAGAACTTATCATGATTTCAAACCGTGTGTAACTCATCAGGGGTCTAAACtgtaattgtttatttcaagTAGTTTTGGTTTATTCATACTcgcaattatgatgtaatcaATGTTGTATTATGATAAAGTGTTTATGATATTAGCTCACCGACCTGTTGTCTATTAGACACTCAGAGATGGAGAAGTCTCTCTACACCAAGTAATGTCTGATTTGCTTTGATCCATACTTTGTGtttaataaaactaaattaaagTTAGCTGCAGTTGTGGATCAGAAACAGTCCAGCAATATATAGCGCAATATCTTTCTTTATGCAATAGTTCTTCCTTGAAGTTAATTCATCAGCAGTGTATCAATGATGAAGAATTAACATGACAAAATGTTTCTAAACGATTTTTTACTgttgttcatttttttctcTACAAAATAGAATGGTTTCCGACTGGGTTGAATGGTTAATAAActctttatttttaacaattaagtttgtttctaaaataaaatcatttctcAGTTTGACTATTAGGACATAACCATGTTCGAGAAGTGTTGTATATAAATGATATGAAATtatgtttaataaataataatcaaatgaATCAAAATAATATTGATACTTCGAAAGGGATTGTTTGGGTGAAAATACAGATCGAAGCAAACCATTGCAGGTAATTGACTTGCAAAACGTTGATATTTGAAGTCTAACATACAAGTGCTAAACCAGATGATGTCACAGTTTGAGTAGCTGGGACCTAGTATACCCGatatttgttttacattttcaattcattaGAAATCAGCAAAGGGGCCCTGCCATCATTATTTCTTGTATTAAGCCTGCGCTTGCTTGGGCCGGCCTTGGTCTAGATTGCAAAGTATGGCAAGAGCACACCCGAGATACTTTTCTAAAACGGCATTGCACACCAGGACAAACTGATGTCTCAAAAAAATGGGAAGTACTGATTTTCCCCCGATTTTTATCATAGAGGCATTGTACGCCGCTTGCTTCCTTGCACACCAGAATTTTGCTTCTGCAAACCCGAGATCTTGGTGAAAAATgtcatactctgcagtccgggCCTTGGTCAAGATCAAACGGAAAAACTAATAATTACTTTTGATCTCAGCAGCATTTTTTCAGCTTTGTCTCGtaatatttctttttcttttaagcCAGCTACATTAAACTTCTGAACAAATTGTTCTGAAACCTCCAAAGGATTTCCACGAGGAGGAATGGCTGGAGCTGTGGAAGTTGGATGGGATCCTCCATAAGTCTGTTGCAATATTCTCTGTTGTAATTCAATTCTTTGGCTGTAACATAGCATGTGAAGTTGAGTCAATAAAATGTACTGTAATAACTGATATATACAGCATTGCTGTAAAACTGAAAAGCAGATTTCCACTTATCGAAGGGAAAATtctaataaatttaaaacagtaaaaaaatattattacctGTGAGATATAATACCAAATTTATGAACAACTGGAACACGAAGGACAGGCATAATTTCGTTTGTAAATCAAGCTACCAATGGTCGAAAATATAGTGTTCTCCTGGGGCCAAATGGCCCCATCAACGCCACTTTTCCATCATGAAGCAAACTTTAATCTAAAATTAATAGGCCTATACCTGACgtttaaaatcaattaaaaaaatccaactttaACCTTGTTTTAGCAGTGTAGTttattatattgtttattttttgctattaACTGTGCGAAGCAAAAGTTAGGATACTAActgttgtagttatagcataATAAAACACATGTTCATGAATAATTAAcaagcaggaaaaagtggcaaagatAACATGATGCAACAAGCaagataataaaaatataattatgcTATAAGATGATAGGTTAGCATGACCACCAAACTCATAAAACAATTCCtaagttaaataaatttaagaccaaaatatcacaaacaacgaaacaactacaccaaaatatcacaaacaacgaaacaacTACACTGATGTAGAGGATATGATccctaacattaaaaacacggATATTAATAgccgaaataaatatataaagtgGCAatggtttaattaaaatgacaataaaCATCTGAAATGAACAACAAATGGATGGTTAAAGAAAACCGCACAAAAGAAACTCCATCCTAGGGACCGGAATCGCGTTTCTGTAGCCAAGAGAGGATACAATATTGAGGCCCACAAGTGCATTAAAAGATAGACAGCACgaactgaaaaaaaatattatagcCTATTGCCATTAGGGAACCATGCCTCTACGCTTCCTTCAACTACGGTATTTGTGATGAAAAGTGTAAACTAAAGTTCTGCAagtgatttttgtttattttctactGAGTAAAAGCACTGTCTAGGCTACCTGTCACTGTCAGGCTATGCTACAAAACGGATCGTACCCAAAGACAAAGCTAATGGAAAACCCTTTACGTTTTCTGCAATATTTGACTACAACTTACCCACGTCACCTAAAAGCGTCTATGGTTACGAATCAATCAGCTGTAAAAAAACACGTGACTAAATTGCGTATTTCATACTTTTGTGAAAACTAACTTCATAATAAcgacaataaaaaataataatttacaataaaaatattttaaagtaatcaaaaacaaatctagtataatgtaaaatatttatctCCTTTGTCTTGTCTACTCTATATCAGTAGCAAAGGCCTCCTCTCAAAATCAATTTATGAATTTAcagtcaaaaataaattaattaccaCAGTACAGTGCTGTAttaaaagagatttaaacactgtttaatatttaaacttttgtgaAAACTAACTTCATAATAAcgacaataaaaaataataatttacaataaaaatattttaaagtaatcaaaaacaaatctagtataatgtaaaatatttatctCCTTTGTCTTGTCTACTCTATATCAGTAGCAAAGGCCTCCTCTCAAAAGCAATTTATGAATTTAcagtcaaaaataaattaattatcacaGTACAGTGCTGTAttaaaagagatttaaacactgtttaacatttaaactgtgtttaaatctctttagCTGTTTTATACAGTTTCGATTAGACTGAAAACCATCAATCGGTAAAATTTAACTATAAAAATGGAACATCTCAACTTCCAGCAACCCAACAACAGTTCCGATTGCACTTACAATACAGCATTCAAAAGTTGGCTATGTGGCTCGGTGGCGGAGTGGTACCTGATTCGGAAATATCCGTGCAAATACCCAGTTGTGCTACCGTTGTATTGTGGTTTCGGTAAGCTCAGTTTGaaacaaactttcaaaaaaacaatataggaaaaaatcagaaaatcgAATAAAATTGCGTTCCAAATCTTTAAAAATGGGAGCTTGCAAAAAAGCAAGCTTGGTAACCGGGCTTGAGCTGTGAAGAATCATCGCCAAATTAAAGTTGTGCAAATACTTTCCTCAGTCGgaggataaagattgtaaTATCAAATCTTAGGTTATTGCAATGCCTTGTTTCCACGAAGTGAATAATTTGTCCTTGCCATACTCCTCACAGttatttattacgtcatgtagAAGGGCCAAATGCAAATTCACGCCACTTTGGCGGGACGATGGAAAATGACCACAAACAgtgtttcttttcaaaattgtaaaatatattaattttgaGATTAGAAAATTCAGTTTACTACCGATCTCCTTTCTAACGCTATCTGTTGCTAACCTGTAAGCAACAAACTCGATCTAACTTATAAGTTTACAAACTGGCAGAAAACAgtaaataggcctactgtaaCTCAACCAAAAGAATCGTATTAGGTGTATGTATAGCACCGAAATGCGATTTTGGTACGATTATAGCTCGCAAAAAGCTTACATACGTACTATTATCACCACATTTGCGTATATCGTTGCATATCATCATTTGTGTAAATTGATTAGAGTTAAGTCTATTAGCTTTGTGTGGAAATAATAACGAGTGTATGAACAATGAACTAGTTTGTTTCGAGAGTCAATAATAACcgaaacgcaaaaaataatatattatattattttatcgcACATAAACTATTATATTACATACACATATTGtacataattaattattctaCTAATAATTTTACAGAAACAACATAGGACTATTGCAATTTAGGAAGGAAACACAGTTTGCCGTCATTTTTCAGTACCGCCATTTTCCGCGTCCCCACTGTGGCTCACTCCAACATTATGAGGGCGTATGTTTTGTGAGATATCATGCTAATGCTCCGGAATTTTCTGAGTTTCAAGGTCTTTAGTATTTGTGGAAGAAAGAGTTTTTCTTCAGCATCGTATGTACAAGGCCAGTCGCCCAAAACCAATACTCGGGAATACTTTTACTACATTGATCATCAAGGACAACTTTTCCTAGATGAcgcaaaagttaaaaattttatttcctgCTTTCAAGATAAGGAATTTCTTGCCTTTTTCTTTCGTAGGATTCGAATAAATAACACTGGTCGTTACGAAAATGAATTTCCATATGTTTCACGTTGTGGCAAGGAAAAGAATTACATAAGGTATGTTTTTTTAACAGTGGAAATTCACAAATTTGTCATTGTGGTGCTCACAAGACCTTCATTAGGCCTTACatctgtacagtgtacactcGAAAAATGCTGTAATAATCGACTGGAGCTCATTAATTCAAAAGGCATGTAAATGGTCAAATTATTATATGTTAACatcatttatttgaaattgtcTCAATGTATATTTAGTAGAGTGCAAACCTACATTACTGAATATAGcattaacttgaaatttgCCCGCTTGTTTTTCATAAGCCATTGGCTCTTGCTTCAATACACCCATTTCGCACttgtttgaactttttaaatGCCACCAAACTTTACACTATGGCTATTTAACCTATGCCTATTACATAAAAGAAAAGATTACCTTCTAGTCCaatggttcccaacctttcaACACCGGGGGGGCCGGTAaggatttttaaaaaagtttacgGACCGGCAACAAAAGATCGTGGTGAATAGAACAGATAtatatgtttaattttttgttaaccaaAGTTGTCGTTGCGTTATCAATGAAGGCGAGATACGCCAGGTTTACTGCTGTGAATCGACCAGGCATAAAATGAGTTTTACAATGAGTAACAACTTTGCAATGCTTATGAGTCCATATGAAAACTAGCTTGGGAAAAAGTAAGATACTCTGCGACCGAAAAAAAAAATACACAGACCGgtggttgggaaccactgttctAGTCTATCTCTTTCGTTGCATTGCTAAGCCAACTTGTTGAATTTATGTGGTTTCTctatgttattttgttttgttgcagATGTGATGATGTTCCCATTGTTTATACACATATTTTAGACAAAGAAACGTCATCCAAGAAATCATATCATTTGTCATACGGAAACACTGGTGACATATTGACTGTACCTTTTGAACCGGAGAAGATTTGCATGCTACCAGAAAGCTGCCGTGTCTATCATCCTGCTCCAGAAAGGACCGGAGGGATTGGTTTAGTTAAATCAAAACTTGCTATTCAGCTTAGTCAATATTTTTCATATGATCATCAAACCGATAAAGAGTTTGTGTTGCCGCCAACAAAGTTTACTTGGCAGGGGAAAACATATGATTTAACAAACGATTTGCTTCACATACCACGAATTGGAAAATTCtgagcaatttatttaaaacttttacttttgttatggcgcaatataaaatatttattttattatccCTTTTGTATTACTTACAAGCAATTCCTTATGGAATACAAGTGAAGGTACTTCCTATATATCTATATGATATTTTAGGCTATCCTATTGGTTTGGTCACAAAGATAAGTCTATTAATGTCACCTTGgatattttttaaaccaattGCAGCTTATGGAATTAAGTCTCACAGAGCTTCATTGATTGCGATTGTAACAAGTTTGTTATTTATGGGTTTATTGCATTTTCTGCTCTTTTCAATTGCACCTGCTAGTGGCACTGACCCAAATTTATCGTCAATTGCTGTGATTTTTCTCTTCGTTAATTGCTTTACTGTTTTGTTAGATGCAGCAACTGATCGTTTAGCAATGTCAGCAGCTTGTTCATTTAAAGACCTAAAGTTTCTCGGTATAAGCAATTCCATTcaaattatttgttataaatgtGGAGCAACATTTGGGGGAATAGTATTATATACGCTGGGGTACAGTCATATTCATTCTCTATTTATGCTAGTTACAGTAATTTGCTTTGCTtcagttgttgttgttttgacCATATTTCCTGAGAAGTCTGTATCTCGTGGGTCACCACATATGTCAAAGATATCTACAAAGTGGTTCTCAGATGTTTTGGAAATGATTtctgtgaattacacattgcCATTAATTGCTTATGTACTGCTGTACAAGCTCGGAGAAATGGGTGCAATGACCATACATCCAATGCTTTTGATGCAAAACGGTGTCCCTCGTGATACGGTATCATTGCTATCATCACTCATTAGCATTTCCACGTCACTTGTTGGTTCCTTGGTCGGGGGTCTAATCTGTTCCATTCACAAAACGACTGACCCAATAATAACATTACTAAAAATGCTTTTGGTTTTTAGTTTGATGAGATGCCTTCCACTGTGTCTTCAATTCAATAATATTACTTCATTTTATGcaacgtttttgttttattgtttgttaccGTTACTTGGTGGCATTGTTAGTACTTTAACATTTACACTGATGATGACTGTATCCTGCCAAGTGAATGATAGATTAAAAGCTATACATTATGCAATAATATCAGCGATCGAAGTAACCGGAAAGTTAATATTCTCATCGTATAGTGGGTATTTGAATGATAATTTTGGTAATACCCAGCTCTACCTGTTCTTTATCCTACTGACAATAGTTGCAGTCATACCATTGTACCAAATGTATAGGCAGTGGTGTAAGCATGTAAAATTGGAATAAATATGCACGTTTTGCCTGTTCAACTTCAAGTTTTATATGATGGATTACCAGTTACTGCAAAGGACCATCTTTTGCGAGGTTTAGTTGGTATTAATGCAGTCAATGATGGTCTGATTTAATTATCTTCACATGTTTAGTGCATAAAAATCTGATCTGTATGCTGAAACAAAGGAAAGATTTCATGTAGCCGTAAAACTATATTTGAAACTGAGTTTCAAAATAGTATCTAAAAGAAATGTTAAGTTTCACATGAAACCTTATGAACAAGATTAACAAGCACGATGTGCAGACAATCATTCACGCTATTGATGATgaacacaaaaaaatgttagcaAATAATGAGAaagattattttcaaaaattaaatatctcttatgtcaatattttcataatcaCTTTCATTTGGGTCATCTTTTGGTGCATTTAACATGAATGACTGTTCTTCCCGAAAAACAACACTGGCTTCACGCAGTACAGGATTATCTAGAATTAAACCACGCACCCAGCTTTGTAATGCAACAGGGGAACTGTAGTCCGTACAAGCAATTGCATACACAGGACCCTCTGCTGATTGTGTATCGCTATCAATTAATGATATTTCCTCACTTTTCTTGTCACCGTACCCATCAACAATATCGACTGTTGGGAAAAAGTCTTCTTCTGGGTAAAACTGTAAGGTTTTTCCACAGTATGGTTTACTTGTTTGATAGTCAACCCCATAAAACTGTGACCACCATTCTTTGTCTGACACTATAGTTGTTCTTTGATTTTGAGGCTCTTCCACCTTGGCTTGTGATGGGTTGGCCCTCATGACATAATATTGTACCTTTTTGAGTCGataataaacaacaaatggaCCTTCAATATAAACAGGTATGGATAGATCATGTTGGGCCAGCTGCTCTTTCTGCTTCTCACTCTGACAACTAATGATTGAGTCAATTTTATCAGAATCTATAACCTCTTTACATCTTGATTTGTCTACAGCAAAGTTATGATAATGACAGTCGACTCCGGGATTTATTTGTCTTAATCCATTAAAAGCAAGTTCAGTTGGTGTAAGTTTCTTGAAATCAGCTATGCTTATCGGATGAGGACTGTGTGCTACCATCCTTGGATACCAAAAGAGCAAGGATCTGGCTTTTAGTGTCACCGGACTAAAACGTCCGAACAAATCTGTGGTTTTATTGAATAACTGATCATTTGGTATCGCCCCATGCTCGTTAATGACAAACATTAATTGTTGACCCAGAAGGTGGTCACTTATTTTGTCTGCAAAACCTGACCAGTACCAATGGTCACGCTTAAGGCCTGTGTGTTTGCCATCAGGAAAACAATCAAGTAATTTAACATAAGCACTGATGTCACATTCAACATCAAAACGACTAAGGGAATTTAATAACGTTTGAACAAAATCTCTATGGCCACGTTTTGCTGAGCCAACATCCTTCAGCCAAACGTCAACTATTTTAAAGAAGAGTCTTTTGTTTACGTTTTCTATGTCGTGGTAATCCACATCATCCATATAATCCATCTCATTTTGTGCTTTGTTTACATAAAATTCCAACAAAGCTGAATCATCTTCTTCATTGTCAACAAGCTCCTGGACTGTTTCCAGTCTCGACTCTTTCTCTTCTTCTGATACAATGTCAATTTCTGTATCATCTCTGCTTGGCTGTGACTTCATGTACTGTGACAACACCAAGCTTCTTGTGTGGACATATCTTGAAGGAATTCTTCTTTGCAGTTTATAGCGACATAAACATGGTGTTAGATTTTGAGTTTGCGCTGTCTTCGAAAACAGTGGACATAAACCAATTAGACATCTATATTTAATTAAGCTGTATGATAGCCTTCTGAATTCAGCCATAAGGTTTTGCACAACAGTTTCAATGCAGTCTATCTAAACTACTAAGTACATGTTTTCAAAACTCATCTTCTGTTACCTGAATGTGATAAAAAGTCACACAGACTGTAGCTAtatactttaaaaataaaactgtaagAATGTTACATTATGACATAGGCCGATGCCCAATTGGGCAATTTCCAGATCCCATTGATCATTGCCCAATGGTAGAAGGTCACATTTAATTCCAATTTTACATGAAACTTAAAGTGATTAAATCAGGTTTCAATAATAGAAGGAAATGAATAATTTTGCTCATTTGAATAAAACATAATTCATATCAACCTTTCTTTTAAGGACCTAATCTTGgccaaaaaaatgtcattgaTGGACGGATGGCATATTTTGGTCTTTTTAAACTAAGTCTTGTGTGCGCAAAACATCTGAGGGTGCACTTATAGTGCTCATCTCAAAGATTTTGATGCTTCAACAAGCCACTGTACCTGTGTACAATCTGCCTGGTGCCTGCTACAAAACCTGAAATAATTAAAAGGGCTCCTCCAAAAGTGAATCCACGGTTGATAAAATGCACATACTTAAAATTCAGCTAACTGCATAGTTGGACTCATTATTGCGTGGAATTCTGCGCATaaagatgtttgaaatttgaacaaaGCAAAATGAGC comes from the Clavelina lepadiformis chromosome 5, kaClaLepa1.1, whole genome shotgun sequence genome and includes:
- the LOC143459911 gene encoding evolutionarily conserved signaling intermediate in Toll pathway, mitochondrial-like — encoded protein: MAEFRRLSYSLIKYRCLIGLCPLFSKTAQTQNLTPCLCRYKLQRRIPSRYVHTRSLVLSQYMKSQPSRDDTEIDIVSEEEKESRLETVQELVDNEEDDSALLEFYVNKAQNEMDYMDDVDYHDIENVNKRLFFKIVDVWLKDVGSAKRGHRDFVQTLLNSLSRFDVECDISAYVKLLDCFPDGKHTGLKRDHWYWSGFADKISDHLLGQQLMFVINEHGAIPNDQLFNKTTDLFGRFSPVTLKARSLLFWYPRMVAHSPHPISIADFKKLTPTELAFNGLRQINPGVDCHYHNFAVDKSRCKEVIDSDKIDSIISCQSEKQKEQLAQHDLSIPVYIEGPFVVYYRLKKVQYYVMRANPSQAKVEEPQNQRTTIVSDKEWWSQFYGVDYQTSKPYCGKTLQFYPEEDFFPTVDIVDGYGDKKSEEISLIDSDTQSAEGPVYAIACTDYSSPVALQSWVRGLILDNPVLREASVVFREEQSFMLNAPKDDPNESDYENIDIRDI
- the LOC143459912 gene encoding major facilitator superfamily domain-containing protein 3-like; the encoded protein is MAQYKIFILLSLLYYLQAIPYGIQVKVLPIYLYDILGYPIGLVTKISLLMSPWIFFKPIAAYGIKSHRASLIAIVTSLLFMGLLHFLLFSIAPASGTDPNLSSIAVIFLFVNCFTVLLDAATDRLAMSAACSFKDLKFLGISNSIQIICYKCGATFGGIVLYTLGYSHIHSLFMLVTVICFASVVVVLTIFPEKSVSRGSPHMSKISTKWFSDVLEMISVNYTLPLIAYVLLYKLGEMGAMTIHPMLLMQNGVPRDTVSLLSSLISISTSLVGSLVGGLICSIHKTTDPIITLLKMLLVFSLMRCLPLCLQFNNITSFYATFLFYCLLPLLGGIVSTLTFTLMMTVSCQVNDRLKAIHYAIISAIEVTGKLIFSSYSGYLNDNFGNTQLYLFFILLTIVAVIPLYQMYRQWCKHVKLE
- the LOC143459913 gene encoding UPF0598 protein CG30010-like, producing the protein MLMLRNFLSFKVFSICGRKSFSSASYVQGQSPKTNTREYFYYIDHQGQLFLDDAKVKNFISCFQDKEFLAFFFRRIRINNTGRYENEFPYVSRCGKEKNYIRCDDVPIVYTHILDKETSSKKSYHLSYGNTGDILTVPFEPEKICMLPESCRVYHPAPERTGGIGLVKSKLAIQLSQYFSYDHQTDKEFVLPPTKFTWQGKTYDLTNDLLHIPRIGKF